In Danaus plexippus chromosome 6, MEX_DaPlex, whole genome shotgun sequence, a single window of DNA contains:
- the LOC116778822 gene encoding cysteine-rich protein 2-binding protein: MNETSTIIATTSTIDTDAGNTETLTPIVCKYCQQPENKQYKPCLVCEKCKCAVHLICLRRPGTPGDIDGDVFFDFTCLECSPTKEELFERNKFPWVHVLLLTLNHLSEHMQGISNSGYFHYKTHICSFVDRNWTLLFGTRNRKKNWIGTISGALSVYSNTFFRSGSVALGESGWWKLMHGFSPAVAAHILQEMNKEKTKGQPRNQFTLDSVLFISKIKLMGYGVYLNVEMNPNKRRKLDSDASESSEVKTYEGEERHEYLEEPESLTCVTAKDNSDSFWEFDFAPASRVQSRVSSSRPSVYYDSDTNSHSDGDKSQQTKKTSKTKKIVEDKEIFRKESLFSTLPNSIDMPWVEKHSSESDKRKLVPLTEYEEVQLLKTVENLIPRVKDPSKKAELYRLKAKLSLRRLKRHQHKPVFDLDKAVKVLGGYVTEDHTVAMNAECILDRFQRSYLIDNLCGTIASTNYGTMLLSHIEPTTFRSPYSGAILKPFIRRDATSRPLWLKVTEELLMKTHRHVPEYRVPPRPVLSYSYVRPQHIAAVNSLCAQFFWPGIDLTEALQYPEFSCVVTFGRLVVACAFLVPDVRQSEAYISFILTRPEWRNAGIATFMMYHLLQTCTDKDVTLHVSPTNPAVFLYQKFGFKVEELIQDFYEKYYDIDHKGCRHALFLRLVR; encoded by the exons atgaacgAAACTTCTACCATTATTGCTACTACAAGTACAATAGACACAGATGCCGGTAATACAGAAACGTTAACGCCTATAGTATGCAAATATTGTCAACAACCagaaaacaaacaatacaaGCCATGCTTAGTTTGCGAGAAATGCAAATGTGCAGtgcatttaatttgtttacgaCGTCCTGGTACACCTGGAGATATAGACGGAGATGTTTTCTTTGACTTCACATGCTTAGAATGTTCACCCACTAAGGAAGAGCTGTTTGAACGCAACAAATTCCCTTG GGTCCATGTGCTGTTGTTAACATTAAATCACCTGAGCGAGCACATGCAGGGTATAAGCAACAGCGGCTACTTCCATTACAAAACACACATCTGTTCATTCGTCGACAGAAATTGGACCCTGTTGTTTGGGACTCGcaa TCGTAAGAAGAACTGGATAGGAACAATATCCGGAGCATTGTCGGTGTACAGCAATACATTCTTCCGATCGGGCTCCGTTGCCCTCGGAGAGTCGGGATGGTGGAAACTTATGCATGGTTTTTCCCCCGCGGTCGCTGCACATATCT TACAAgaaatgaataaagaaaaaacaaaaggcCAGCCTCGCAATCAGTTCACACTGGACTCCGTGTTGTTTATtagtaaaatcaaattaatgg GTTACGGTGTCTATCTAAACGTGGAAATGAACCCAAATAAGAGGAGGAAGTTGGACTCTGACGCTTCGGAGAGCTCGGAGGTGAAGACTTATGAGGGTGAAGAAAG ACATGAATACCTCGAGGAACCTGAGTCCCTGACGTGTGTGACGGCGAAGGACAACTCCGATTCCTTTTGGGAGTTCGACTTCGCGCCCGCCAGTCGCGTTCAGAGC CGCGTGTCCTCGAGTAGACCCTCCGTGTATTACGACTCGGACACCAACTCTCACTCCGACGGAGACAAGTCGCAACAAACTAAAAAGACCTCAAAAACTAAGAAAATAGTTGAAGACAAAGAAATCTTCAGGAAGGAATCTCTGTTTTCCACGCTTCCAAACTCGATAGACATGCCCTGGGTGGAGAAACATTCCAGCGAATCAGACAAGCGGAAGCTGGTCCCCTTGACGGAATACGAAGAAGTCCAGCTATTGAAGACTGTGGAAAACCTCATACCGAGAGTCAAAGACCCCAGCAAAAAGGCTGAATTGTACAGGCTGAAGGCAAAACTGTCACTACGGAGGTTGAAACGACACCAACATAAACCAGTCTTCGATTTGGACAA GGCGGTGAAGGTCTTGGGCGGGTATGTGACGGAGGACCACACAGTCGCAATGAACGCGGAGTGCATACTGGACAGATTCCAACGATCG TACCTCATAGACAACCTCTGCGGCACTATAGCGAGTACTAACTACGGCACGATGTTGTTGTCGCACATAGAACCGACGACCTTCAGATCGCCTTACTCCGGCGCCATACTGAAACCCTTCATCAGGAGGGATGCCACGTCCAGACCCCTCTGGCTGAAGGTTACTGAAGAACTCCTCATGAAGACGCATAG GCACGTCCCCGAGTACCGCGTCCCTCCCCGGCCCGTCCTCAGCTACTCCTACGTCCGTCCGCAACACATCGCGGCCGTCAACAGCCTCTGCGCCCAGTTCTTCTGGCCGGGGATAGACC TGACGGAAGCGCTCCAGTACCCTGAGTTCAGCTGCGTGGTGACGTTCGGGCGGCTGGTGGTGGCGTGCGCGTTCCTCGTCCCCGACGTGCGCCAGAGCGAGGCCTACATCAGCTTCATACTCACGAGGCCTGAATGGAGAAACGCTGGCATCGCCACCTTCATGATGTACCATCTGCTGCAG ACTTGCACGGACAAGGATGTGACACTGCACGTGTCTCCCACAAACCCCGCTGTATTCCTCTAccaaaaatttggttttaaa gtTGAAGAGTTGATCCAAGATTTCTACGAAAAATACTACGACATAGACCATAAAGGTTGCCGGCATGCTCTGTTTCTAAGACTCGTTcgataa
- the LOC116778827 gene encoding lysosomal Pro-X carboxypeptidase — protein sequence MFRVISLVLFINYVTCDYKFETKWFNVPLDHFGFQRNETFNIKYLINEEYWDKGGGPIFFYTGNEGQIEVFAKHTGFMWDIAEEFKAKLVFAEHRYYGQSMPFGNKSLDNEHIGYLTSEQALADYADLINYLQGNKQRPTYPVIAFGGSYGGMLSAYIRIKYPHLVTGAIAASAPIHMYPGMVPCEVFHRIVTSSFKIADEKCVKNIRSSWGVLRKFLESQNNTDWLHKNWNLCEPVKPADVNTLMEFLQSMYETLAMVNYPFPSDFLLPLPAQPVRVVCQYLNETLSGQKLIEAIGKVIKVYSNYDGKAPCVDYKKGDDFGNLDASGWDYQACTEMIMPMCTTGNQDMFEPSPWNFTKYAEDCHRKYNVYPRQEAARIQYGGDRLRAATNIVFSNGLLDPWAGGGILNSISNSVKAVVIIDAAHHLDLMPSNPADPNSVKLARNIHKQNIDKWIREFRTERSDRHH from the exons ATGTTCAGAGTAATATCGCTTGTATTGTTCATAAATTATGTGACCTGTGACTACAAGTTCGAGACGAAATGGTTCAATGTGCCCCTGGATCACTTCGGATTCCAGAGAAACGAAactttcaacataaaatatctgATCAACGAGGAGTATTGGGACAAGGGAGGCGGACCGATATTCTTCTATACAGGAAATGAg GGACAAATTGAGGTGTTCGCGAAACACACCGGCTTTATGTGGGACATCGCTGAGGAATTTAAAGCGAAATTGGTATTTGCAGAACATAG ATACTATGGTCAATCAATGCCCTTCGGTAATAAGTCACTGGACAACGAGCACATTGGCTACTTGACATCCGAACAGGCGTTAGCTGATTACGCAGACCTCATAAACTATCTACAGGGAAACAAACAGAGACCGACATACCCCGTCATTGCTTTTGGAG GATCTTACGGTGGAATGCTCTCCGCCTACATACGCATCAAGTACCCCCACCTGGTGACGGGCGCCATAGCCGCCTCGGCCCCGATCCACATGTACCCCGGGATGGTGCCGTGCGAAGTGTTCCACAGGATTGTGACTTCCAGCTTCAAAATAGCGGATGAAAAAtgcgttaaaaatataagaagctCGTGGGGTGTTCTTAG GAAATTTCTCGAAAGTCAAAACAATACCGATTGGCTTCACAAGAACTGGAACCTGTGCGAGCCCGTGAAGCCTGCGGATGTGAACACCTTGATGGAGTTCCTCCAGTCGATGTACGAAACCCTCGCGATGGTGAACTATCCCTTCCCGTCGGACTTCCTGCTGCCCCTGCCCGCGCAGCCGGTGCGAGTAGTGTGTCAGTACTTGAACGAGACCCTCAGTGGACAAAAACTCATTGAG GCTATTGGTAAGGTGATCAAAGTGTACAGCAACTATGATGGCAAAGCCCCCTGTGTCGACTACAAGAAGGGAGACGACTTCGGCAATCTTGACGCTAGTGGATGGGACTATCAG GCGTGCACAGAGATGATAATGCCGATGTGCACTACCGGAAACCAAGATATGTTCGAGCCCTCCCCTTGGAACTTCACCAAATACGCTGAAGACTGTCACAGGAAATACAACGTGTACCCGCGACAGGAGGCGGCTCGGATACAGTACGGAGGAGACAGGCTTCGAGCGGCGACCAATATTGTGTTCAGTAATGGACTGCTGGATCCCTGGGCGGGAG GCGGCATCCTGAATAGTATCAGTAATTCAGTGAAGGCAGTTGTTATCATCGACGCGGCCCATCACCTTGACCTGATGCCTTCCAACCCAGCTGATCCCAATTCAGTAAAACTCGCCAGAAACATACACAAACAGAACATAGACAAATGGATACGAGAGTTCCGCACGGAACGCTCCGACAGACACCATTAG
- the LOC116778829 gene encoding transcriptional adapter 2A: MANDLLQVKCDICDEIAHEPYIECCECDTVLCCSCFASGKEKDNHRNDHKYAIRKNDFPLFENCNWSAKEECKLLNALSNYGYGNWEEIAKSVHTRSKLECQEHYKKYYIENVKYDELKLLPETKESLYQPPLTPYLYNTDLSINPPRNNQSDPLLAGYNAHRSDFELSYDHNAENIFSTDISYSADDEEDDECMDSLKVSLVSALNTRLRERQRRYNIIQEHGLIMTNKLLSWLKRFDSTLSRSKAEKLLSFMQFMSGMQFDSLMESLSLEEEILNRIVRLCDYRRNGIRTLYSARLYNHLKKQNDKVYKEQKYVTNMMIKKFDSQSQMKSKNSLFGNSIGSKKIKRTLMPLDILDMPGYHLLSDSERDLCSNVRVIPENFLDIKRVLIAENNKLGFLRLLDARRVVKIDVNKTRKIYDHLLSEGFIVKP, encoded by the coding sequence atggcaAATGATTTATTGCAAGTAAAGTGTGATATTTGCGACGAGATCGCTCACGAGCCCTATATAGAGTGTTGTGAATGCGACACTGTATTGTGTTGTTCCTGTTTCGCGTCGGGAAAAGAGAAAGATAATCACAGAAACGATCACAAGTACGCTATAAGAAAAAATGACTTTCCACTATTTGAAAACTGCAACTGGTCAGCTAAAGAGGAATGTAAGCTTTTGAATGCACTATCTAATTATGGTTATGGAAATTGGGAAGAAATAGCTAAAAGTGTGCATACGAGATCGAAACTGGAATGCCAAGagcattataaaaagtattacataGAAAACGTGAAGTATGATGAGCTGAAATTATTACCGGAAACTAAAGAGTCATTATATCAACCACCTCTAACCCCATACCTGTATAACACAGATCTTAGTATAAACCCACCAAGAAATAATCAATCCGACCCACTTCTCGCCGGTTACAATGCTCATAGATCTGACTTTGAACTCAGCTATGACCATAACGCCGAAAACATATTCAGCACCGATATAAGCTATTCCGCTGATGATGAAGAGGACGATGAATGTATGGATTCGCTGAAGGTTAGTTTGGTCAGTGCACTAAACACTAGATTAAGAGAGAGGCAACGGCGTTACAACATCATCCAGGAACATGGACTCATCATGACCAATAAGTTATTGTCCTGGTTGAAGAGGTTCGATAGTACTCTGTCCAGATCCAAAGCAGAAAAACTACTGTCATTCATGCAGTTCATGAGTGGAATGCAGTTTGATAGCTTAATGGAGTCCCTTAGTTTAGAAGAGGAAATTCTCAATAGAATCGTAAGGTTGTGTGATTATCGGAGGAATGGGATTAGGACATTGTACTCGGCGCGTCTTTATAACCATTTAAAGAAGCAAAACGACAAAGTCTATAAAGAACAGAAATATGTCACCAATATGATGATTAAGAAATTTGACAGTCAGTCACAGATGAAGAGTAAGAACAGTTTGTTTGGTAACAGTATCGGCAGCAAGAAGATAAAAAGAACACTCATGCCGCTGGACATATTGGACATGCCAGGATACCACCTGCTGTCGGACAGTGAGCGAGACTTGTGCTCCAATGTCAGAGTGATCCCGGAGAATTTTCTCGACATCAAAAGAGTCCTCATAGCGGAGAACAACAAACTGGGTTTCCTACGCTTACTGGATGCACGGCGAGTCGTCAAGATAGATGTGAATAAGACTAGGAAAATATATGATCATCTGTTGTCCGAGGGATTCATTGTAAAACCTTAG
- the LOC116778839 gene encoding dnaJ protein homolog 1, whose protein sequence is MGKDYYKILGLSKGASDDEIKKAYRKLALKYHPDKNKSAGAEERFKEVAEAYEVLSDKKKREIYDTLGEEGLKGGMGGQNGPGSGQSFSYTFHGDPRATFAQFFGSASPFQGLFDLNGGSGASTMFFDRDMDVDLDPFANIGMGQTRPGGGSGAFRSHSFNFHGSPNRKEKTQDPPIEHDLYVSLEDIARGCVKKMKISRRVIQPDGTSKKEDKVLTIHVKPGWKAGTKITFQKEGDQGRNKIPADIVFIIRDKPNPLFKREGSDIRYTAKISLKQALCGTIIEVPTMSGEKLTVNLQGEVVKPYTVKRFPGYGLPFPKEPTRKGDLLVAFDIKFPDRLNSGVKEILMDTLPN, encoded by the exons ATGGGAAAAGATTACTACAAAATTTTGGGACTTTCCAAGGGTGCATCAGACGACGAAATCAAAAAGGCCTATCGTAAATTAGCTTTGAAATACCATCCAGACAAGAACAAATCAGCAGGCGCCGAAGAAAGATTTAAGGAGGTGGCAGAAGCGTACGAGGTGCTATCGGACAAGAAGAAGCGTGAGATTTATGATACCCTCGGTGAAGAGGGATTGAAGGGAGGAATGGGAGGACAGAATGGACCTGGAAGCGGGCAGTCGTTCTCATACACCTTCCATGGGGACCCACGGGCGACGTTCGCACAGTTCTTTGGATCAGCTAGCCCGTTCCAAGGATTGTTCGACCTCAATGGTGGTTCCGGTGCCTCGACAATGTTTTTCGATCGCGACATGGATGTAGATCTTGATCCATTCGCCAATATCGGAATGGGACAGACGAGACCCGGCGGCGGAAGTGGGGCTTTCAGGAGTCACAGTTTCAATTTCCACGGGTCACCGAACAGGAAGGAAAAAACCCAAGATCCGCCTATAGAACACGATTTGTACGTGTCGTTGGAAGACATCGCTCGAggatgtgttaaaaaaatgaagaTTTCTCGTCGTGTTATTCAGCCAGATGGTACATCGAAGAAAGAGGACAAGGTGTTGACCATCCACGTGAAACCTGGTTGGAAAGCCGGAACGAAGATCACGTTCCAGAAGGAAGGTGACCAGGGTAGGAATAAAATCCCTGCTGACATAGTCTTCATTATCAGAGACAAACCAAACCCATTATTCAAACGAGAAGGCAGTGACATCAGATATACAGCCAAGATATCACTCAAACAG GCTCTGTGCGGGACCATCATTGAAGTGCCTACCATGTCCGGCGAGAAGCTCACAGTTAACTTGCAAGGTGAGGTTGTGAAGCCCTACACTGTTAAGAGATTCCCTGGCTACGGTCTGCCATTCCCCAAGGAACCAACGCGGAAGGGAGATCTTCTGGTGGCTTTTGACATCAAGTTCCCTGACCGTCTCAATTCTGGAGTGAAAGAAATACTCATGGACACCCTACCTAACTAG
- the LOC116778828 gene encoding dynein assembly factor with WD repeat domains 1, whose product MKLLKFHLRYHPPGIVLEYLQKGIVKNKDIDLLDLNSNSDTKAIANELYHKELLITEDVREQLEQCLETLKKRIEHEGPTGKRFYIYKTLHTHVLPLTNVCFDKTGQRCLSGSYDRTCKVWDVESGKELKTLSGHQNVVYAVGFNFPSCNRVLTGSFDKTAKIWNAETGECLATLWGHTGEVVAAQFNSKGDYVGTGSMDHLAKLYDSGTGAEIQTYAGHTAEVIALQFDPNEGQKLITGSFDGTISLWDTRVRDRVGVLRGHSGEISSVQYNWDSTLVGSASLDGSARLWDARQNTCLATVASHSDEVLDICFDWAGQRMATSSSDCSARVYDVRAEFKELAVMKGHREEVSKVCFSPAGGCLLTSSADRSARIWNTNTGNCIQVLSGHQGEIFSCAFSYAGDAIVTASKDNTCRIWR is encoded by the exons ATGAAGTTATTAAAGTTCCACCTTAGGTATCATCCTCCTGGCATCGTGCTGGAGTATCTGCAGAAGGGTATCGTCAAGAATAAGGACATCGATCTCCTAGATCTCAATAGCAA CTCAGACACGAAAGCGATCGCTAACGAGCTGTATCATAAAGAACTCCTGATAACGGAAGACGTTCGTGAGCAGTTGGAGCAATGTCTCGAAACCCTGAAGAAGAGGATCGAGCACGAGGGACCCACGGGGAAGAGGTTCTACATCTACAAAACCCTACACACACACGTCCTGCCTCTCActaatgtttgttttgataaGACTGGTCAACG ATGCCTCTCTGGAAGCTATGACAGAACGTGCAAAGTATGGGATGTTGAATCTGGGAAAGAATTAAAGACTTTATCGGGCCACCAAAACGTCGTCTACGCTGTCGGATTTAATTTTCCCTCGTG TAACAGGGTTTTGACTGGTTCCTTCGACAAAACTGCTAAAATCTGGAATGCGGAGACAGGGGAATGTCTCGCCACACTGTGGGGTCACACAGGGGAGGTGGTTGCCGCTCAATTTAACTCGAAAGGAGACTATGTAGGAACTGGATCTATGGACCATCTTGCTAAATTATATGACTCTGGAACAG GCGCAGAGATTCAGACTTATGCTGGACATACAGCAGAGGTGATTGCTTTACAATTCGATCCAAATGAAGGCCAAAAACTAATCACCGGGTCCTTCGATGGAACCATATCCCTGTGGGATACGAGAGTCAGAGA TCGTGTGGGGGTGCTCCGCGGTCATTCTGGGGAGATATCGAGCGTGCAGTACAACTGGGACAGCACTCTCGTGGGGTCCGCATCGTTGGACGGCAGCGCTCGTCTGTGGGATGCGAGACAGAACACCTGCCTGGCGACCGTCGCCTCGCATTCTGATGAA GTGCTGGATATCTGTTTTGACTGGGCTGGTCAGCGCATGGCCACCTCGTCCAGTGACTGTTCAGCTCGCGTGTACGATGTGCGAGCTGAATTTAAGGAACTGGCTGTCATGAAGGGGCATAGAGAGGAAGTGTCGAAG GTGTGTTTCAGTCCAGCTGGGGGATGCTTGCTCACGTCCTCCGCTGACAGGAGCGCTCGCATCTGGAACACTAACACCGGTAACTGCATACAG GTGTTGTCCGGTCACCAGGGGGAGATCTTCTCCTGTGCTTTCTCGTACGCCGGCGACGCTATCGTGACCGCCTCCAAGGATAACACATGCAGGATCTGGAGATGA